One Archocentrus centrarchus isolate MPI-CPG fArcCen1 chromosome 14, fArcCen1, whole genome shotgun sequence DNA window includes the following coding sequences:
- the LOC115792559 gene encoding myosin-10-like: protein MLQAGSEMASPEQPDLKGKESKHGEFKEQDRNRLSARAEKVLRLLVKEEEENEQKMKDTSLPTKDLSGIKMPVFKQNTFKEGSKKMQLLMAEKTVELKCDMKMMRTELRKIKKAITVQECEVERLEDVQAHNNHCLEELCKLAEKQAVDAQSLLLKEIKSKQEMNDEIEKLTDKTGILKSEIAELEKDLNKYKQYRRILFTLSPPEGQEAQQAETLRAKVLPKSAEGLERFVDSSPDTVLPSTSESALSSDHSDTLVKNSKLDGDSTIYKENLELYFSDPQHGVDQLLELKDQVLVLCENLSRVDKTMEKTLEITEKKIKKDEEKLTKQLEDMEHRINFEKKQVAMLTKKVQIHESLKTDDEDIMLHALARKVTEVYSSCVNNQLTKLSTLEKLSSIERQMFLLQEEADSIPEKTLNELRHSKNSERKDRQQEEKRKLEMEKNREKLKKYMQRSMDEAKKPSGRKLMPRCFPVKQKIEVVDEDTDPAEDDVHARLFCEASD from the exons ATGCTACAGGCAGGCTCAGAGATGGCATCACCAGAACAGCCAG ATTTGAAAGGGAAGGAGTCAAAACATGGAGAGTTTAAAGAGCAGGACAGAAATAGGCTGTCCGCAAGAGCAGAGAAGGTGTTACGTCTGCTGgttaaagaggaggaggaaaatgagCAGAAGATGAAGGACACATCTCTCCCTACTAAAGATCTCAGCGGCATCAAGATGCCTGTCTTTAAACAAA ACACTTTCAAGGAAGGCAGCAAAAAGATGCAGCTCTTAATGGCAGAGAAGACAGTTGAGCTAAAG TGTGATATGAAGATGATGAGGACAGAGCTTAGGAAAATCAAAAAGGCCATTACTGTGCAGGAGTGTGAGGTGGAAAGGCTTGAAGATGTCCAAGCACACAATAATCATTGTTTGGAAGAGCTCTGCAAGTTGGCTGAGAAGCAAGCCGTAGATGCCCAAAGTCT tcttttaaaagaaatcaagtccaaacaggaaatgaacgATGAGATTGAGAAGTTGACCGATAAAACAGGCATATTAAAAAG TGAAATCGCTGAGCTTGAGAAGGATCTGAATAAATATAAGCAGTACAGGAGAATTCTGTTCACACTGTCTCCTCCAGAGGGGCAGGAAGCCCAGCAAGCAGAGACTTTAAGAGCTAAAGTTTTGCCTAAGAGTGCAGAAG GTCTGGAGAGATTTGTGGACTCTAGTCCAGATACAGTGCTGCCTTCAACCAGTGAGTCTGCGCTGTCCTCAGATCACAGTGACACACT GGTCAAAAATTCAAAGCTGGATGGAGACAGCACAATCTATAAG GAAAATCTGGAGCTATATTTCTCTGATCCGCAGCATGGAGTGGACCAGCTGTTGGAGCTGAAAGACCAGGTACTGGTTCTGTGCGAGAATCTCTCCAGGGTGGATAAGACAATGGAGAAGACTCTTGAGATCACCGAGAAGAAAAT AAAAAaggatgaagagaagctaaCCAAGCAGTTGGAAGACATGGAGCACAGAATTAACTTCGAAAAGAAGCAAGTGGCCATGCTCACAAAGAAAGTTCAAATCCATGAGTCATTAAAGACAGATGACGAG GATATTATGTTGCATGCTCTGGCAAGGAAGGTGACTGAAGTGTATTCCTCATGTGTCAATAATCAGCTGACCAAGCTGAGCACTTTGGAAAAACTGTCTAGTATTGAGCGCCAGATGTTTCTGCTGCAAGAGGAAGCTGACAGCATCccagaaaaaacactgaatgaactGAGGCACAGcaagaacagtgagaggaaGGACAG ACAGCAAGAGGAAAAACGTAAACTGGAgatggagaaaaacagagaaaagctaAAGAAGTACATGCAAAGATCAATGGATGAAGCCAAAAAACCA TCTGGACGGAAGCTCATGCCCAGATGCTTTCCAGTCAAGCAGAAGATTGAAGTGGTTGATGAGGACACTGACCCTGCAGAGGATGACGTCCATGCTCGCCTCTTCTGTGAGGCCtcagattaa